The Rosa chinensis cultivar Old Blush chromosome 7, RchiOBHm-V2, whole genome shotgun sequence DNA segment CATACTAAGATCTGAAGCGAAACCGACTCTGGACTTTTCTTTATCTGTGAATAATGCATTGGTGACACTATACTTTAGGTGCGGTAAAATTGATGAAGGACGATATATTTTTAATAATATGTCTGTCAGAGATCTTGTTTCTTGGAATGCGATATTGTCAGGGTATGTGACTGCAGGGCGCATTCAGGAAGCAAAGTCCTTTTTTGAGGAAATGCCGGAAAGGACTGGTCTAACGTGGACTGTAATAATATCTGGTTTAGCTCAAAATGGATGTGGGGAAGAAGCTATGAAGCTATTTAACCAAATGAGATTAGATGGTTTTAAACCCTGTGATTATGCATTTGCTGGAGCTATTACGTCTTGTGCTGCTCTTGGGGCATTGGAGCACGGACGCCAGCTCCATGCTCAACTAATATGCTTGGGGCATGATTCAAGCCTTTCAGTCGGAAATTCACTTATTACGATGTATGCGAGATGTGGGGTTGTAGATGATGCTGACTTTGTGTTCCTTACAATGCCTTATATTGATTCCGTGTCGTGGAATGCTATGATCGCAGCTCTGGCACAACATGGATATGGTGTCCAAGCAATAAGACTTTTCGAACAAATGTTGGAGGAAGATATACTGCCAGATAGAATAACTTTCCTCACTGTTCTCTCAGCTTGTAGTCATGCTGGTTTAGTTAAAGAAGGACGCCATTATTTTCGTTTAATGCATGACTCTTATGGTATTGCCCCTGGTGAAGATCATTATGCTCGTATGATTGATTTGTTGTGCCGATCTGGGGAGTTGACAGAGGCCAAGGACTTAATCAAATCAATGCCTTTTGAACCAGGTGCACCGATATGGGAGGCTATTCTAGCTGGTTGCCGGACTCATGGGAATATGGATTTAGGTATTCAAGCTGCAGAACGACTCTTTGAGCTGGTGCCCCAGCATGATGGAACCTATGTACTTTTGTCTAACTTGTATGCTGCTTTAGGCCGTTGGGATAATGTGGCTAAGGTGCGAACACTAATGAGGGAGCGAGGGGTGAAGAAAGAACCTGGTTGTAGTTGGATTGACGTTGAAAATATGGTCCATGTCTTCTTGGTTGGTGATACTGTGCACCCTGAGGTACATGAGGTGTACAAGTATCTAGAGCAACTTGTTCTTAAAATGAGGAAGTTAGGATATGTTCCTGACACAAAGTTTGCATTGCATGATATGGAGTCTGAGCATAAAGAGAATTCCTTGTCTACTCACAGTGAGAAGCTTGCAGTTGCATTTGGGATTATGAAGCTTCCTCTTGGAGCCACAATCAGAGTTTTTAAGAATCTTAGGATTTGTGGGGATTGCCATAATGCATTTAAGTTTATGTCAAGAGTGGTTGGGAGAGAAATAGTCGTGAGAGACGCCAAGAGGTTTCATCATTTTAGGAAAGGCGAATGCTCTTGTGGAAATTACTGGTAGCTGTAGTGTTCCATTTTTTCCTTGGCATGTTGTTATAAATGGCCAAGCTTTAAAGCCAAATGAAGAAGCTTATACAGCGGTGTTTTGTTCCACTTCACTCTGAGGTTTAAATTTGAAATAGAGGTGTGTGCATAAGAAGTGTATGGTAGAAGACTATAAGTCCCTGTATGATTAGCAGTTTatttgtagttgttgaatgaaGTAAACTAATCCATTGGTTAGAGATTTAACCAACTTAAATTGGTGCTGCTCTAGTCCTCGGTGAGACGATCATGGTAGCCAAGTGCAAAGAATAAAAGGCTTAATGGTTCAGACTCGAGCAAGAGCGAGGTCAGCGCCAATCAATTTAATTTATCATTTATTGATCAATAAACTCAATTCATGTATGGTTATATCATGTTTACCAattttaattgcatttatattctttataGGTTGCATAAAAATGAGATGGATCTTCTTCCTTATTTCCAATGATGGGGAAGATATGGAAACCAGGTCTGGAAGTTGGAGGAAGGTAAAGAGCTATACTATGACCAATTTACTTGCAGTTATGTCCGGGCTTTTCATATTCATTGCCACTGTTAGGGGTTGCCAACTTTCCTTGATTCATGGATTGGGGGCCTGAACAATTGAACTTAAACGTATTTCCTTTTTGAACTAGATTATTTAGCTTTGGTGACATGTTACTCAGTTGTAGTCATAACCTAAAGTTTTTAGATCTTCtgtgctttttctttttctttttttggatctGAATTAGTACTTGACATGCTGTTAATGATTTGCTATTATTTTGAAAcaattaatgattttttttttaaatttaggaATAAAGGATCATTCTTTGTACGAGTATCTCACTAAAAGCCATTTCTTTGGTATAACGTAAAAGTGAATTACTTTTGACAGCATTGGAATTGTCAGACTTACTGTGGAATTTATTTGGACAGAATTCCCTTATATACAGTAGTTTTAGTGCAGAGACTGAAGTGACCTTTATTTATTCTAAAATGACTCATTTGGTGGCAGTGAAAGCTACTTGGAACTCTATTGGAATATATCACCTACCTTAATAACAGTGAACTAGTGTCTAAATAGACCTCCTTCATCTAACTCTAATATGGACTATGCAGATAGTGATAGTGATGAACATAGCAATCATGAGAGTTCAGTGGATTGGTTTATCACTTTTCAGGCAGTCATTAATGCATTTAAGTTTATGTCAAGAGTGGCTGGGAGAGAAATAGTTGTAAGAGATGCCAAGAGGTTTCATCATTTTAGGAACGTCGAATGCTCTTGTGGAAATTACTGGTAGCTGTAGTGTAATGGAATTATTCTTAttcttttccattttttccTTGGCGAGTGAAGAAGCTTATACAGCGGTGTTTTGTTCCACTTCACACAGAGGTTTAAATTTGAAATAGAGAAGATAAGAAGTGTGTGATAGAAAAATATAAGTCCCTGTATGATTAACAGATTTATTTGTAGTTGTTGAGTGAAGTAGACTAATCCATTGGTTAGAGATTTAACCAACTTAAACTGGTGCTGCTCTCGTCCTCTGTGACACGATTATGGTAGCCAAGTGCAAAGAATAAAAGGCTTAATGGTTCAGGCTCAAGCAAGAGCAAGGTCAGAGCCTATCAACTTAATTTATCATTTATTCATCAATAAACTCAATTCGTGTATGGTTATATTATGTTAACCAATTTTAATTGCATTTTTATTCTTCATAGGTAGCATAAAAATGAGATGGATCTTCTTCCTTATTCCCAATGATGGGGAGGACATGGAAATCAGTTCTGGAAGTTGGCGGAAGGTAAAGAGCTACTACCAGATACAGGGAGATCTATATCAATATCTCCACAAGTACAACTCCAAGGTTGTTATAATTTACTATCACTATTATAAACTTTTCTGAACATAAGAACACCTACGATAATGGAGACAAGAGCAGATGAAGCACCTTGGCGAGAAAGCGAAAGTTCAGTCCATGTCAAGGGCTTTGTGACCTCAAATAGCACAGTTTtaaacttgtcttttaaatCCTCTTGTGATCCAGTGTTATCAATCACAATGTCTGCCATGGTCCTCTTTAAATCGAGTGACACTTGAGCATTTATCCGTTTTCGAGCATCATTCTCACTTGTTCTGTCCCTCAACACGAGTCTCTGGAGCTGTGTTTCAGGATCGACCCATACAACAATAACAGGCTTGGTCCATCTGTCAATCTTGGCCTCGAACAATAGAGGGACATCAAGAACAATAACCTTAAACCCCTTCAACCATAGCTTCCAAATTTCCCAAAAGATTCCAGATGATATGTAAGGAGCCAGTAGTCTGCAAAAAGATAAAACATAGACATTAAAGTCGATAGGGCATGTAATTTTTATTACAAGGCACTCCAACGCATAATCTCTGATAAAGCATTTGAGAAATTCTGACAAAACCTAGGCAATTTTGACTAGAGGGAATTTGCTTATTTTCCCTTGCTACACAACTCAAAACTGGGGTGAGTATTACAAAACTTGACTGTTTATAATTTCCCCACCATAAGGAATATTTCTTACCTTGGCCTCCTAAAGCTTATTACATCAATTCAGGCATTTTTGAAAGTGATCTCAAGATAATAATATCCTGTTATTATTATTAACCAAAATTAAAACCACCGACTTTCAGCAAGCAATCTGTAAAACAATATGATTTGCTCCACCACACCAGGTATAACTCAAAATAGTTTATAGACAATGCCCTTGTTTACATCTAATGGTGTTACAAAGAGATACTCTAAGCGAGATCACATAATAAAATTAGGTAATCTGCGAGAATGTACATACCGGTTTAAAAGTTGACGCTTTTCGGGATTAGAGAATACAATTTGTCCTAGTTTAGGTCTATCAACTTCTCCATCAGGTAGCAAAACACCCTGCCCAAATGCTGAAACAACCTTTTTCCATCCACCAGTTCCCTTCTTCAATATATCCTGAAACCAAAGATACTCAGTTCATGAAAGAGCTAAAGAGAACTGattcacatatttttcataattGTCAAAGTTAGTATGCTTCAGCTTTGCTCATCACTTACATGAGCCACAAGATCGGCATCGACAACAGGAATGTCATGGGCCTTGAAGAGATTTGAGACAGTACTCTTCCCAGATGAAATCCCACCCGTCAGTCCCACTATCCTCATTCTTCTTATGGTCTATTCAGAAATATCAATGAATAGTGATTAACAAAATTCTTGTGTTTGATTAACTCAGTAAATCTCTGAAGTGTTTAAATTTGCTACACTCAATAAGAGCACTTGCACCACAAAGGGCAAGTGCAAACCAAAACAAAGAGGCAAAACTTTTGgatcatcatcaaaattcagtCAAAAAGGATCATGGGGAACAATGATGAAGCAAATTTATCTCAATTCTCAAGCTTTTCATTATCTGACATTACGCCAGTACGGTTCTAGGCATCAGACCTAGGTTATgttgcatcacacaaacctCGAGAGAAGCAAAAGCTTTTAATTTTAAACATCTTCAAATCTGAACTGCAAAGATCACAGGGCCTCTATATAGGAGGCTAAGATAATTCAGAACAACTAGAATAAAATAATCCTAATAAAATCCAAATAATAAAGAACCGTTCTATTCTGCATTAAGAAGAAATCCTAAATATGCCAGCCATTATTAAACTTCCCCAAACCACGCTAGAACCAGAACCCAACATCCATCACCATCTACAGACTCCTAAACCAGGTCTGCGGGTTTGGAACCTTTTTTATGAGGCTTTGGATAACCCTAGAGGTCTTCCATTTATATTCTTCATCAGAAGTACCTTAAAAGGAAGCATGCAACAGCTACCAGCCTTTAGGTTTTAAGAACGGCCATTTAAGGGATTGTAgcttttgaaattgaaaagtaaaGCCTAAACAACAAATATAATCAATGCGGCATAACTTTTTTAAGTAATCAGTTGTGAAAGTCAATGACAAACCCTTGAAGCTATTGAGACCATCTTAACTAAGTTTAGAAGCCCAGGTAACTAATACAGTAAGCAACCATACCTTGAAAACTTAAGATAAATATAACCCTAACATCAATattattaaaacaaaaataaattactagaaaaataaaattgaaaaacaaagagaaaagaatattCAAAGATAAAAGCAAGCTTTAAATCGTGCAATACTCAAATTCTATATCCTGTGACAAACACTATAACAAATTTTATAGCAGGGAATTCCAGGCAGGAAACTATGGGAGCTGGAACAGATAAtcaaaagataaaagaaataaagagaaagataaTTGACGTACCAAAGGGTTGTGTGATCCTCAGTACTGAATGATGAGAAACAAATGAAGATGCTAGTAGAAAAGTCTGAAGatacatttaaaagaaaaagtatatTACATAGCACAAATTATAGAATGAGAATTGAATGTACAAGGATAATGATAGAAACTTTACTGCCGTTGGTAATACTTCAACATCTGAATGATTTCTATCATGTGAAATACTTCTATATCCCTGACTGGAATCATTTCTTAATATCAAACCCCATCCAGAATAAGCATCCAAAATTATGGCAAAACAGTACTTTAGTGGCATAATAACattggtgataggagcatttttatgcgacgttttaataattatttcctcatatttttcttagttatttcctttatttaatcatttttaatttagtttttattttataggtacattgaaataaatggagaagaaatgagctgaaatgaagaaatgaagttttcctggtccgactaggaatcccagtcaacgcaggaatcctgatgaggctaggaaacctgaaggcattaggagaccacatgatgacgtgggagatattatggggaattaaagctgattttgccatgggaaattatggagttaatgtcaaaaatcaagagatgatcaaggataatgatgccatggagagatttaagggagaaaaagtccaaaacaagtccagattcattcctattttcactcaagagtattttggccgaaaattaagagaaaaatcagattaaatcttgggaaaatcagcaataatatatttggaaagattatgggatttattttggaggcttctgattggctggatgactcaacagagctgacatggcattctgtgattggtcgaagctgtgtggcatgattggatagttatttgaggagataaatcagaaaataatcatgcaattaattcaaaaataatctccctaaatcaaggtgttaaattggaggtttcttattggttggatgacatagcagagctgacgtggcgttctctgattggctaatgctgtgtggatcaatcttgaagacttggagactaagttgtcatcctcctataaataggagcattctctacacaattctacacaccaacacaccatcaaacagaagaacaacaccacacaccttagaaaaattcagaaaattctctccatcctctaaagcaagccacggagttcaagcaaggccgaagggagaagaaggagccgtgacatattcctccaccatccaccattgaagacttgctttcaagcttcaaggattccaacgaaaatcatccattctcatcttccatccacggtgtaattcgacctctactttgtaaaccttgttttgaatttcgttggttttgctttagttgacattcatgattgaacaaagttattatttctggaattttatatgattgaatgaaattttcagattctattattgtaattcgagagttgcttatgtgagtttgtttaattaaatttgctttatagatatcttttgtattttaatcttaggtggttcgaaacacttagggttttgatatgaatggtgctaggtttaagaacatgaaatcaactttttgttttgtgtaacttgaatcgaagtagtaaaggttttggacaaaaaccgaatttaattaaagaggattgcaattaggtggactttttcatactaagttgcacacttgagttgatagcctttctctatgtgtaatgcgttaaacatgacatgattgactagctttctagggtttgattgcatgtttgataggattaatctaggtgctttcgcttaggttaattagcattgaaaagtaaaaaatgggaattcatttgctttcgaatatttcacatgatcaactcctttctcatgacttagatgaacaatattagggtttgaatcgaatttgattataagtttcggttttgatctttgttctctcattccaccagtgtatatatgttttttacattttctttattttatttattttagtttttaatttaataatcgtaaaacccccttttgtgttcatttgtatatatttttattctttgttttatttttgtaaataatactttttacttttattaatttgtttttgacaatgacaggtgtaccctcaatccccggaatagaacgatccctatttattacgtactactaatgacatttcagggttaaattatgcgcttgctttcagccgcatcaatttttggcgccgttgccggggattgaaaaatcacttgttaaatatgtgaataattgtttgtttattttgtgatcgaaaaaaaaaatcttgttaattgtttgtaattctctaatttgttagttaattagttaattagttaattaattacttaggttgtttttatattattgaatacgaattttaattgtgagttgtaaattaaagaaggaataggtgaagtcgtgtttattaatattggcctaaacccttattggtacctagtccaggtcccttaaggttgagggcggcctttattaacattcattgaactgtcttcacacttaggatctttttcatccaagtaagtatagcctatgtgggatggtgtctagaaaggggacaacgttcatgacgggtttttgaatccaaagtgcttacaaatgggcctaaaccactatgtgggagtagctcatgccaaaatggatttttcctctcgtgttcgtcctcccccacctggccatttcagtaaggttgcccaaaggatgtaagagggactttgtgtctagacgactatacttgggccgcatgtccaacttgatttaccgcttggaattagatttgatatcaataatatttatgacaaaagaaaatgtaacaaaatgttgtgatacactaagctaaaaaaaaaaccatttgtgtaaatatttttcatgtttttttttactcacttgtgtacctaacttgtgtcttgtgtacaatgtacttgttaattatatttgtagtttgtaattcttttttacttgtttatatatttttttttttttgtatttctttgttaattatagttactaactttttaatATCTATtctgtctggctgaaagacgttaaactcaagcgctgcttgggaggcaacccaattcagaagcagctgtgaaggagtcaataacacagatttgctttctccttccctatttcttttatttttcaaattttctcttttgtttttgttttcgtaaattcctttcctatatgcttaattgtttcattgcatgcttatggttgattacattgaggacaatgcaatatttaagtgtgggggaagggatttatacttttgtcttgagttaTATATactgaaaaatacaaaaaaattgaaaaaaaaatgtcaaaaaaaaaaaaaatttcgttgctttatttattgagtcttagtcctttgtttttattttctagtcataggatgcctttcaactgtctaggatgattctatatctctgaaattatggctaaaagaggatcacaatactgagatgattttaaatggtattctttggttaattgagatatatgaaaagtatATGCATCaatagtggatatggatttcgtaaccttggtacagaatatgagcatgttaagatgagttttgattcataaaagcccatgtgagatattgagcccatgtccctttttcttggagtgataaatgaaaaatatattcttattttcttggcgatgttttgatgatctcattattctttcatttgattgattacttgccatagattaagtttgatggactagagaatgctagaattcactcttgtacttgttgagtCGTTTGTCAATATAtgaccctgattctggaaaggacagaggcaccctaggaattacaccattgccatataagcctgtgtccccttttgtgcccgtcgtgggactcccctagataaacccctttgagcctacattaagccttttctttcatcacccttaaaatccttaaccctgaaccttagtatagctacactcctaccctttgttctaaaaacttagtggagctatcttttggggactttacttaaggatttggcattgagaatgaaaattgagaagaggtgaaagttcaagtgtgggggtagacttgtccataaaaaaaatgtatgtggagccgtaaaaaaaaaaagaaaaaaaaaaaaaaaatttacacggctagaaagaaaaaggaaggaaagaaaaataagtctatggattttagtccccatactcagtgagtttggagtttgttttgaattgaaggcccattacaaaaaatttggcctttgtccaattcactagagttcaaaggaagtttagagtgaagttagggcccaacatgaagacattaggcccttttataaaacctctatgggaagtgacgttttgcataattggtggatttctagaagtctctttACATCtgcatgagctctactaggttttgaGGACAccttgttaaattccttacccttcgtttctttaaaccttgagccatggccccattacaacccttgagaagaccttcttgatccttaagatgggacagcccttgatgtggagatgagttacaagagttgaacatatggcttgggtccatctgtgcaagtagttggtacctttcatgagatctttaaaagaaaaatgtatgcatgtgctttcgtttcatataatatgtgatatacttgctatctttcacatatacttgagtgtataagcttttaagcattgccttgaattctgagagaagaaagagtgatataccttgtgaggatttgtatcatacttgtctgaaacatgctttacagaacccatcaccattgttacaaccaactcctacttgtgtatgtgtaaattatgtgttttaattaactctcgaatgcttaaacattgattcttggttgagtgctaatcttgatgttgtgaaagtaagagatttctgagacaaaatgttgaaaggcaatagagtccttgtatgtcgtaacgtttttgtattttttttctttaagttttcgttgagtctaagtttgtgtctttgttttgattttgctaagggactagcaaaagctaagtgtgggggaatttgataggagcatttttatgcgacgttttaataattatttcctcatatttttcttagttatttcctttatttaatcatttttaatttagtttttattttataggtacattgaaataaatggagaagaaatgagctgaaatgaagaaatgaagttttcctagtccgactaggaatcccagtcaacgcaggaatcctgatgaggctaggaaacctgaaggcattaggagaccacatgatgacgtgggagatattatggggaattaaagctgattttgccatgggaaattatggagttaatgtcaaaaatcaagagatgatcaaggataatgatgccatggagagatttaagggagaaaaagtccaaaacaagtccagattcattcctattttcactcaagagtattttggccgaaaattaagagaaaaatcagattaaatcttggg contains these protein-coding regions:
- the LOC112177940 gene encoding pentatricopeptide repeat-containing protein At1g25360 translates to STPPPNLPLPRPHPLTVAANRYAAQLQLCCPQRPTSYSLARTIHAHMIASGFHPRGHILNRLIDVYCKSSNLRYALHLFDQIPNPDIVARTTLVSAYSGVGDVTLARRVFSETPLSMRDTVSYNAMIAGYSHNRDGSAAVELFRDMRRGGFRPDEFTFTSVLSSLALIVEEEKQCQQLHCAIVKSGALLATSVSNALVSVYVKCASSPLVSSSSSVVVAEARKVFDEMPKRDELSWTTMITGYVRNEDLDGARQLLDGMDEKLEVAWNAMISGYVRHGFCHEALKLFREMHLMGIRQDEFTYTSVISACANNGLFKHGKQLHAYILRSEAKPTLDFSLSVNNALVTLYFRCGKIDEGRYIFNNMSVRDLVSWNAILSGYVTAGRIQEAKSFFEEMPERTGLTWTVIISGLAQNGCGEEAMKLFNQMRLDGFKPCDYAFAGAITSCAALGALEHGRQLHAQLICLGHDSSLSVGNSLITMYARCGVVDDADFVFLTMPYIDSVSWNAMIAALAQHGYGVQAIRLFEQMLEEDILPDRITFLTVLSACSHAGLVKEGRHYFRLMHDSYGIAPGEDHYARMIDLLCRSGELTEAKDLIKSMPFEPGAPIWEAILAGCRTHGNMDLGIQAAERLFELVPQHDGTYVLLSNLYAALGRWDNVAKVRTLMRERGVKKEPGCSWIDVENMVHVFLVGDTVHPEVHEVYKYLEQLVLKMRKLGYVPDTKFALHDMESEHKENSLSTHSEKLAVAFGIMKLPLGATIRVFKNLRICGDCHNAFKFMSRVVGREIVVRDAKRFHHFRKGECSCGNYW
- the LOC112176488 gene encoding dephospho-CoA kinase isoform X2; protein product: MRIVGLTGGISSGKSTVSNLFKAHDIPVVDADLVAHDILKKGTGGWKKVVSAFGQGVLLPDGEVDRPKLGQIVFSNPEKRQLLNRLLAPYISSGIFWEIWKLWLKGFKVIVLDVPLLFEAKIDRWTKPVIVVWVDPETQLQRLVLRDRTSENDARKRINAQVSLDLKRTMADIVIDNTGSQEDLKDKFKTVLFEVTKPLTWTELSLSRQGASSALVSIIVGVLMFRKVYNSDSKL